Proteins co-encoded in one Apteryx mantelli isolate bAptMan1 chromosome 4, bAptMan1.hap1, whole genome shotgun sequence genomic window:
- the LOC136991955 gene encoding olfactory receptor 4S2-like, whose product MENASSVKEFILLGLSKNQGVQKICFVVFLFFYIVTLAGNLLIVVTVVSSQRLNSPMYFFLCHLSIADICFSSATVTRMIADFLVEKKTISFGGCMAQLFGFHIFGGAEIFILTVMAYDRYFAICRPLHYTTLMTRRVCGWMVMGSWVGGFVHSLVQTLITVSLPFCGPNKIDHYFCDVHPLLQLACTDTYVAGIIVVANGGMIALVSLFILVTSYIVILLSLKRRTSEGRNKALSTCGSHITVVILFFGPCTFIYIRPSSNLSEDKRVAVFYNVITPMLNPLIYTLRNEEVKSAMRKLWNR is encoded by the coding sequence atggaaaatgcaagcagtgtgaaggaattcattcttctgggcctttcaaagaaccaaggggtgcagaaaatatgttttgtggtgtttttgttcttctatattgttactctggcaggaaatctgctcatcgttgtcactgtagttagcagtcaacgtctgaactcccccatgtatttctttctctgccacctgtccattgcagatatttgcttctcttctgccacagttaccagaatgattgctgacttccttgtcgaaaagaaaaccatttcctttgggggttgcatggcacagctatttgggtttcatatctttggcggcgctgagatctttatcctcacagtgatggcctatgatcgctactttgccatatgcagacccctccactacaccaccctcatgaccaggcgtgtgtgtggctggatggtgatgggttcatgggtggggggctttgtgcactccctggtgcagaccctcataaccgttagcctccctttttgcggtcccaacaaaattgaccactacttctgtgatgtccatcccctactgcaactggcctgtaccgacacctatgttgcaggcatcattgtcgttgccaatggtggaatgattgctttggtctctctcttcatcctggtcacgtcctacattgtcattttgttatccttgaaaaggcgaacgtctgaagggcggaacaaagccctctccacctgtgggtcccacattactgtggtgattctcttttttgggccatgcacattcatctacatacgcccatccagcaatctctcggaggacaagagggtagctgtgttttacaatgtcatcacgcccatgctgaacccactcatctacacactgagaaatgaggaggtaaaaagtgccatgagaaaactgtggaataga